The following DNA comes from Fretibacterium sp. OH1220_COT-178.
TCATCGTTCCGATCGCGATGGAGGAGGGTCTCCGCTTCGCGGTGCGCGAGGGCGGCCACACGGTCGGCGCCGGCGTCGTCACCAAAATTCTTCAGTAGAAACAGAGGGACGAAGCGGTGGCTAAAAGAATCCGTATCCGTTTGAAGGCATTTGATCACAGGGTTCTTGACACGTCTGCGTCCCAGATCGCGGAGACGGCGGAGAGCACGGGGGCCAGGGTTTCCGGCCCCATCCCTCTCCCCACCGAGATCAGTAAGGTGACGATTCTGAAGTCGCCTCACAAGGACAAGGACGCGCGGGAACAGTTTGAGATGAGGACGCACAAGCGTCTCATAGATATTGTCGAGCCGACGCAGAAGACGATGGATGCGTTGATGCAGCTCAATCTTCCCTCTGGAGTCGATATCCAGATCAAGCTTTAGCCCCTTGAAGGGTGTGGAGTGATTCCGAAAGCGGGAATTGGGGAAGCGCTGGAGCTGAAAGGAGAGAAAACGAACGATGGGTATAGGGATACTGGGGAAGAAGATTGGCATGGCTCAGATTTTCGACGAGCAGGGACAGGCCGTGGCGGTCACGGTGATCGCGGCAGGGCCGTGCCCCGTCGTTGCCATTCGGACCCCCGAACAGAACGGATACTCTGCCGTTCTTCTCGGCTATGGGGCCATCAAGCCGCATAAGCTGTCCAAACCCCTAAAAGGTCTTTTCGACAAACACAAGCTCGAGCCCAAACGGACGCTTCGCGAGTTTCGTCTGGACGCGGTGGACGGGTATGAGATTGGGCAGGAGATCAGGGTGGATTTGTTTGAGACGGGCGAGAAGGTGGACGTCAGAGGAGTCAGCAAGGGCAAAGGCTTCGCCGGAGTCATGAAGCGTTATCACTTCGGCGGCCAGCAGTTCAGCCACGGCACGTCGGTCATGCACCGCCACGGTGGCTCCAGCGGCGCCATCTCCTACCCGGGCCGAGTGTTCCCGGGCAAGCGGATGCCGGGACACATGGGCAGCGAAAA
Coding sequences within:
- the rpsJ gene encoding 30S ribosomal protein S10; this encodes MAKRIRIRLKAFDHRVLDTSASQIAETAESTGARVSGPIPLPTEISKVTILKSPHKDKDAREQFEMRTHKRLIDIVEPTQKTMDALMQLNLPSGVDIQIKL
- a CDS encoding EF-Tu C-terminal domain-related protein, translating into IVPIAMEEGLRFAVREGGHTVGAGVVTKILQ
- the rplC gene encoding 50S ribosomal protein L3 codes for the protein MGIGILGKKIGMAQIFDEQGQAVAVTVIAAGPCPVVAIRTPEQNGYSAVLLGYGAIKPHKLSKPLKGLFDKHKLEPKRTLREFRLDAVDGYEIGQEIRVDLFETGEKVDVRGVSKGKGFAGVMKRYHFGGQQFSHGTSVMHRHGGSSGAISYPGRVFPGKRMPGHMGSEKVTVKNLTIMAVDPENNLLLVKGAVPGAKNSLVTLYKKK